The Buchnera aphidicola (Brevicoryne brassicae) DNA window TTTTTTTAGCTATTCTATATTCAGGTAAAATTTTAGCAAAACGAGCGACTTCTCCTTCAGCCTCTAAAATTATACGTGATGAATACGCTCGTGCTTCTTCTAAAATTCTTTGTGCTTGACCATGAGCTTTCGGTTGAACTTCATTTGAATATGCCTCAGCTTCACGTACATATTGTTCACGATTTTCACGTGCTGCTATTGCATCATCAAAAGATGTTTTTACTTCTTCTGGAGGTCTAGCTGTTTGAAAGTTAACATCTAATATCGTTATCCCCATTTGATATGGCTTAATTGTTTCTTCAATTTCTCTTTGAGTATCACTACGTACTAAAGTACGTCCCTCTGTTAACACTCGATCCATAGTTGAACGACCAATTACACCACGTAATGCACTATCTGTTGCTTGACGTAAACTATCATCAGGGTATAAAACAGAAAACAAATAGTCAGAAGGGTTAGTTATTTTATATTGTACATTCATTTCTACATGAACTACATTTTCATCTGAAGTTAACATTATCCCTGATGTTGCTAATTCCCTTACAGTTTCAACGTTTACAGCTTTTACTTCGTTGATAAAAACAGGTCTCCAATTTAATCCTGGTTCGACTAAATGACTAAATTTTCCAAAACTTGTAACAACGCCACGTTCAGTTTCTTTAATAGTATAAAACCCACTAAAACACCAAACAAAAAAACTGATAAAAATTATTATTAAAAAAGGATGTAAATTTTTTTTTGGTGTATTTGAGGAATAAGTTGTTTTAGTAATAATATTTTTCATATTATAGAAAAAACTTTTTATATCTGATACACTTTTTTTTTCAGTTAATTGTTTTCCATTGTTATCACTTGAACAGCTTTTTTTGTCATCTTTTTTATCCCCCCAAGGATCAAATTCAGGTTTTTTATCATTTGGTTTATTCCAGGCCATCTTATGCCTCATTTATTAATTTTATTACTTAAATAACTTAAAAAATAGTCAAATTTATTTACAATAAAATTCATAAAAAACACAAATACAGAAAATACATAGTATGTTTTATAAGAATAAAAATCTATTTTTTCTAAATATTTTTATTGTATTCTTTTGTCTATTTTTAATTTTTTTCAAGTATATATAATAATTGTTTAATTAAAACATCATTATTAGAACTATATGACAATTTATTAAGATTTTTCCATTTTTTTAGCCATGTTAATTGATGTTTAGCAAGTTTTTTTGTAGCATAAATAATTTTATCAAGCATTTCCTTATGATTAATTTTATATTCAAGATATTCCCACATTTGACGATATCCTATACATCTAATAGATGGTAAATTTATATGTAAATCTCCTCTAAAAAATAACAATTCTACTTCTTCTTGAAAACCTAGCATCAACATTTTCTTTATACGCAATTCAATACGATTATTTAACCATTCTTTACTTGGAGGTATAATTGCAAATTGAAAAATAGTATATGGTAATTTATGGTTATTATTTTTTTTTAATTCTGTTAAATTTTTACCGGAAAGATAAAACACTTCTAAAGCTCTTAATAATCTTTGAATGTCATTTTTATGAATTCGATTAGCAGAAGTAGGATCTATTAATTCTAATTGTTTATGCAAAATTTTTTTTTGATTGTTTAATAAATATTCACGAATTTTAATATTAGACGGTGGTAAAATAGATAATCCATTTAATAATACATTATAATAAAACATGGTTCCACCAACAAGACAAGGTATTTTCCCTAATTTAACAATATCATTAATTTCTTTTAGTACGTCACTATAAAATTCTGCAACTGAATAATTTTCAATTGGATCTTTAATATTTAATAGACGATGAGGATGATTTGATAAATCAGAAAGACTTGGTTTTGCTGTTCCAATATCCATATTACGATAAATCAAAGCAGAATCTACACTAATTAATTCTATTGGCAAATACTCTCTAAGAGAAATAGCAAATTGAGTTTTTCCAGATGCTGTTGGTCCCATTAAAAAAAGTACTATGGGTTTTTTTTTTTATTTTTTTTGTGAAAATTCATATTTTTAACATACATAATGCTGAATTAATATTTATTTTTTGTAATAATCTAGGCGGAGGATTTTTTAATAAAAAAGGACAATAATATTGCATTTGCAACAATACTGAAATTCCATCAGTATAATTCCAATTTTTTAATTCTATAAAAAGATTAATATAAAACCAATTAATTATATCTGAAATTGATACTCTTCTTTTGACGAATAAAAATTTAAAAAACTTTGATATCGTTATATCAATGTTTTTATTCATAAAACACACTGGAATAAATTTTAAAATAACATAATTTTTCTTAAAAATTAAATAGAATCCAAAGAGTAATAATTCTTCTTGATGATTTAATAAAATTGAATACTCTTTAAATATCAAATTGATTTTAATATTAGCTAAAAAATATTTAGGTATTTTTTTTTCTTTTATATCAATTTTTAATTGATATTTTTTAATTATCGCTTGAGCTAAGGGAAATGAAATAAGCGAAAAATTATCATACTGATGAATTAAACCATAATACTTGCGCACAACGATTAACAAGCGCTGAAAAGAACAATCATATTTTTTAAAAAAACTATCAAATGTAATATTTTTTTCTTTTTTTTTGATATTTTTTTTTGAAAAAGATAAAGATGTTATTTTTAATAAATATTTATTTTGATTTTTTTTTAAATTATGTAAAATACTGTTATAAATAAACGTATATATTATATCAAATTTATTGAATACAATTTCATTTTTTGTAGGATGAATATTTATATCAATTTCATTAGATGGGACTGTTAAATATAAAACAAATGAAACATATTTATTTCCTACTATTTCTTTATAAGCAGAACAAACAGCATTCACGATAAGATTATTACGAATATAGCGATTATTAACATAACAATATTGAATTTTTTTTAAATTATTAAAATATCGAGGATATGATATCCATCCAAATAGCATAATATTATATATTTTTGATTTTATCTCTAATAATTCATTGATATTGATTTTATTTAAAAACACATCTTTCAATCTATCAATTTTATTATTTGAGTTTTTCAAAGCATTATATTGTACAATTATTTTTTTGTTATGTTTTAGAGAAAAATTTATATGAAAATGTGATAAAGCAATTTTTTTAATTACTTCAAAAATTTTTAAAAATTCTAATTTTTGATTTTGTATAAATTTTAGTTTAACAGGTATATTATAAAATAAATTTTCTACTAAAACAGTAGTTCCTTGAGGGTGCGCTATTGGTTGTAAAACTATTTTACTATCAATAAAACCTTCTGAATATATTTTCCAAGCAACATTATTTGGTCTATTAGAAGAAATTAAAGTAAATCTTGAAACTGCTTTAATACTAGCTAACGCTTCACCTCGAAATCCAAAAGTGTTAATTGAATCTAAATCAGATAATGAATTAATTTTACTAGTAGCATGACGAGTAATCGCAAGTAATAATTCTTTTTGATCAATACCAAAACCATCATCGTTCAAAAAAATAGATTTAAAACCATTTTGTTCAATTTCAATATTAATATTTTTTGCATTTGCATCTATACTATTTTCGATAATTTCTTTAATAACAGACGCTGGTCGATCAATTACTTCTCCGGCAGAAATTTGAGATGATAAATCGGATGACAATATACGAATAGGCATTATCTTATTCTCTAATTTAGTTCAATAAATTATTGAAGAAAAAATAATATTGTCTTACAATTATTTTATATAATTATGAATGTGTTTTTAAAATAGAATTATATTCTGAAACAATTAAATGGGATTCTTTACTGTTTATAGATAAACCACAAATATCTAATAAAGTTTTTTTAATACCTTGGTTTTTTATTAAAGAAGAAATTTTTATTGATTCTAGATCATTTTCGTTATAATAACAAAATGCTGACGCAATACCCTTTGCTAAATTAAAATAAGATAATCCGTATTTAATACATCCTAAAAGAGGTTCGACTAAACGTTCTTCTCGTCTTAATTTTTGTAATGGATTTCGCGCTATACGTAAAAGATTATCTGACAAAAAGGGATTTTCAAAACGACAAAAAATCTTCTCTATATAAGAAAAGTGATCGTTTGAATTAAAATTATAATGTTTTATTAAAAAATTTCCACTTTCTTGCATGGCTGATTTAACAATAAAACGTATTTTTTCATCTAAGATAGCTTCATGTATTGTTTTATATTTTTTTATCCAACCTAAATATGCAGCTATAGCATGTCCAGTATTTAATGTAAACAATTTCCTTACTATAAAAGGATCTAAATTATTACTCAAATTCATATTAGTAATTATTGGAACTTCACCTTTAAACTGATTACAATTTACAATCCATTCTTGAAAGTCTTCAGCAATGATAAATAAAGAACTTTTCTTTTTATTTATTACTGAAGAAGGTATGATTGTATCAATACTACAATCTACAAAGCCAATATATTTATTTACATACATATGGTATTTTTCAGGTAATTTATCTAGCACGTTTTTTTTTAAAACTGAGCTTGCTTTTATTTTATTTTCACAAGCGATAATATTTAAGGGTTTTATTGACTGGATATTAAATTTTAATATTATTCCATTACAAATTAAAGATGCAATTTTATCTAATGCAGAAGGACCTACAGCAGTTGTAATCAAATCAACCAAAGTCATTATTTTTATAATTTTAGGATCACTAGAATTTATAGCACTAATACCTTTAACATCAAAAATACTATCTTGATCTTTACTAACTGTTCTAACAAAATAATGTTTACTATCATTAATAGTATCTATTACATCTTGATTAATATCAGAAAAAATTATATTAAAATTTGATTCTGATAATATTTTTCCAATAAATCCAAGACCAATGTTTCCAGCTCCAAAATGAAGTGCTTTCATATTAGACATTCCAAAAAAAATGTTTTATTTAGAAAAAATCATACTCGAATTTATTCAACATTTAAAAGTGACAATACTGTTTTTACATCACTGGTTTTAGATAATATTTTAATGGTATCTTTATTATCTAAGGCATTTGTAATATTACTCACTACCATAATATGTTCATCGTTTTTAGCTGCAATTCCAATTACAAGATAAGCGATATCATTTACGTCTTCTCCAAAATGAACTCCTTTAGGAAATTGACAAAAAACTATTCCTGTCTTTAAGACAGATTCTTTTCCTTTAATAGTGCCATGTGGAAGAGCTATTGATTCACCTAACCAAGTTGAAGATATT harbors:
- the mutL gene encoding DNA mismatch repair endonuclease MutL — its product is MPIRILSSDLSSQISAGEVIDRPASVIKEIIENSIDANAKNINIEIEQNGFKSIFLNDDGFGIDQKELLLAITRHATSKINSLSDLDSINTFGFRGEALASIKAVSRFTLISSNRPNNVAWKIYSEGFIDSKIVLQPIAHPQGTTVLVENLFYNIPVKLKFIQNQKLEFLKIFEVIKKIALSHFHINFSLKHNKKIIVQYNALKNSNNKIDRLKDVFLNKININELLEIKSKIYNIMLFGWISYPRYFNNLKKIQYCYVNNRYIRNNLIVNAVCSAYKEIVGNKYVSFVLYLTVPSNEIDINIHPTKNEIVFNKFDIIYTFIYNSILHNLKKNQNKYLLKITSLSFSKKNIKKKEKNITFDSFFKKYDCSFQRLLIVVRKYYGLIHQYDNFSLISFPLAQAIIKKYQLKIDIKEKKIPKYFLANIKINLIFKEYSILLNHQEELLLFGFYLIFKKNYVILKFIPVCFMNKNIDITISKFFKFLFVKRRVSISDIINWFYINLFIELKNWNYTDGISVLLQMQYYCPFLLKNPPPRLLQKININSALCMLKI
- a CDS encoding mannitol-1-phosphate 5-dehydrogenase, with product MKALHFGAGNIGLGFIGKILSESNFNIIFSDINQDVIDTINDSKHYFVRTVSKDQDSIFDVKGISAINSSDPKIIKIMTLVDLITTAVGPSALDKIASLICNGIILKFNIQSIKPLNIIACENKIKASSVLKKNVLDKLPEKYHMYVNKYIGFVDCSIDTIIPSSVINKKKSSLFIIAEDFQEWIVNCNQFKGEVPIITNMNLSNNLDPFIVRKLFTLNTGHAIAAYLGWIKKYKTIHEAILDEKIRFIVKSAMQESGNFLIKHYNFNSNDHFSYIEKIFCRFENPFLSDNLLRIARNPLQKLRREERLVEPLLGCIKYGLSYFNLAKGIASAFCYYNENDLESIKISSLIKNQGIKKTLLDICGLSINSKESHLIVSEYNSILKTHS
- the hflK gene encoding FtsH protease activity modulator HflK, whose amino-acid sequence is MAWNKPNDKKPEFDPWGDKKDDKKSCSSDNNGKQLTEKKSVSDIKSFFYNMKNIITKTTYSSNTPKKNLHPFLIIIFISFFVWCFSGFYTIKETERGVVTSFGKFSHLVEPGLNWRPVFINEVKAVNVETVRELATSGIMLTSDENVVHVEMNVQYKITNPSDYLFSVLYPDDSLRQATDSALRGVIGRSTMDRVLTEGRTLVRSDTQREIEETIKPYQMGITILDVNFQTARPPEEVKTSFDDAIAARENREQYVREAEAYSNEVQPKAHGQAQRILEEARAYSSRIILEAEGEVARFAKILPEYRIAKKITLKRLYIESMERLLSKNRKIFIDKKSNSMFFLSLDKFFSNKKSVDKNFTNNVNFSKNYSRSSKEDKNINYFSSLSPKNILEQRRINAIRSHVKNPERE
- the miaA gene encoding tRNA (adenosine(37)-N6)-dimethylallyltransferase MiaA, with protein sequence MGPTASGKTQFAISLREYLPIELISVDSALIYRNMDIGTAKPSLSDLSNHPHRLLNIKDPIENYSVAEFYSDVLKEINDIVKLGKIPCLVGGTMFYYNVLLNGLSILPPSNIKIREYLLNNQKKILHKQLELIDPTSANRIHKNDIQRLLRALEVFYLSGKNLTELKKNNNHKLPYTIFQFAIIPPSKEWLNNRIELRIKKMLMLGFQEEVELLFFRGDLHINLPSIRCIGYRQMWEYLEYKINHKEMLDKIIYATKKLAKHQLTWLKKWKNLNKLSYSSNNDVLIKQLLYILEKN